The following proteins are co-located in the Sulfitobacter guttiformis genome:
- a CDS encoding LysR family transcriptional regulator, which produces MNFRHLKFFVATAESGQVSRAAAQLSISQSAVTNAVKELEAELGTPLFMRSAHGMEMTEAGRDFLSSAREILEKVEQAKKVRQKQSPVKGRISIAATYTVIGYFLPPHLDRLNQLFPNLEIRLSELNRESIEEGLLSNRFDLAVVLTSNLKNVEIETKTLLRSERRLWAANSHEFIRQGKAVTFEQIAEQGYIMLTVDEAAHTTMNYWGLSNAQPRVTLRTSSVEAVRSMVGNGQGVTILSDMVYRPWSLEGKRIGVTETDRPIPSMDVGLAWRKGTDLSHAAQSVLEYFNEAFLATRF; this is translated from the coding sequence ATGAACTTCCGGCATCTTAAATTCTTTGTGGCTACCGCCGAATCCGGTCAGGTCAGCCGAGCGGCAGCGCAGCTTTCAATCTCTCAATCTGCTGTAACCAACGCAGTCAAAGAGCTTGAGGCAGAATTGGGAACGCCCTTGTTTATGCGTTCGGCCCACGGGATGGAGATGACAGAGGCAGGGCGCGATTTCCTTTCCTCGGCGCGGGAGATCCTTGAAAAAGTCGAGCAGGCCAAGAAAGTGCGCCAGAAACAATCCCCCGTAAAAGGTCGTATCTCCATAGCGGCAACCTATACTGTGATCGGGTATTTTCTGCCGCCCCATCTGGATCGCCTTAATCAATTGTTCCCAAATCTTGAGATACGGCTGAGCGAGTTAAATCGTGAAAGCATCGAGGAGGGGTTACTATCCAACCGTTTCGATCTAGCGGTCGTGCTGACCTCGAATTTAAAGAATGTCGAGATCGAGACGAAAACTCTCCTCCGTTCTGAGAGGCGATTGTGGGCCGCCAATTCGCATGAGTTTATTCGTCAGGGAAAGGCAGTTACATTCGAGCAGATTGCAGAGCAGGGCTATATCATGCTTACCGTGGATGAGGCCGCCCATACGACCATGAACTACTGGGGCCTCAGCAATGCCCAGCCTCGCGTCACACTGCGGACTTCGTCGGTTGAGGCGGTACGCTCGATGGTTGGGAACGGGCAGGGGGTAACGATCCTATCGGATATGGTATACCGCCCCTGGTCGTTGGAGGGTAAGCGAATAGGTGTGACAGAGACTGACCGGCCGATCCCGTCAATGGACGTGGGCCTTGCCTGGCGAAAGGGAACGGATTTGTCGCACGCGGCTCAATCCGTGCTTGAGTATTTTAACGAAGCCTTTCTCGCCACACGATTTTGA